AGGCCACGCATCCTGCGAATACGTGCGTCTCGACACCCAGCTTATGCAATGCTAACTTCGCCGAAGTTAGCTTAGGCAACACTACGTCCGAAGGGGAGACTGAGGCGTGGAAACCGCTGAATCCGGCGTGATCGCCACCCGGCCGAACACGGCCCGGGTGGACGACGATGTGGCGAGCCGATTCGCGACTTGTTCGCGGGCGCTGGGGCTGACCATCTACGACCGCACGCGGCCGGCCGACCTGGCCGCGGCCCGATCCGGGTTCACCGGCCTGGTGCGGATCGCCCACGACCAAGCCGACGCCTGGGTCGGCCTGGCTGCCGCCGGTGACACCTCCCTTCAAGTCCTGGAAGCGATTTCACGCAATAGCGGTACCGCCGGGGTGTTGCAACGCCAGGTGGAACTGTCGCCGGGCGCGTTGGGGTTCCGCTACGACTCCGGGCTGTACCTGAAGTTCCGTGCCACCGAGCCAGACGACTTCCATCTCGCCTACGCCGCGGCGTTGGCCGGCGCGGGACGGTTTGCCGAGGCGCACGACCTGGTGACGGCTGTCGGGCGGCGTAAGCCGAGCTCGCACGAGGCGCGCTGGGTGGCTGCGACGATTCACTACCGCGCCGAGCGGTGGGCCGACGTGGTCAAACTGCTGTCGCCCGTGGTCAACGACGCCACGCTGGACGAGCGCTACGCGCACGCCGCGAAGATCGCGCTGGGGATCTCGCTCGCGCGGCTCGGGATGTTTGCTGCGGCGCTCGCGTACCTCGAGGAGCCGGAGGGTCCGGTAGCGGTCGCGGCGGTGGACGGGGCGCTGGCCCGCGCGCTGTCGCTGCGGGCCGACGGCGACGAGGACACCGCCCGCGAGGTGCTGCAGGACCTCTACGCGGCCAACCCGGAGAACGCGCAGGTCGAAGAGGCGCTGACGGACACCAGCTTCGGCATCGTGCCGACCACGTCGGACCGCATCGACGCGCGCTCCGACCCGTGGGACGTCGGCACCGAGCCGCAGCCCGGCGACTTCGTCGACCCGGGCGCGCAGGAGCGCAAGGCCGAGTTGCTGTCGGAGGCCGAGCGTGAGCTCGACGAGTTCATCGGCCTGGAGAAGGTCAAGGATCAGGTCGCCCGACTCAAGAGCGCGGTGGCGATGGAGCTGGTGCGCAAGGAGCGTGGCCTCGAGGTCGCGCAGCGCACCCACCACCTGGTCTTCACCGGCCCGCCCGGAACCGGTAAGACCACGATCGCGCGTGTCGTCGCCAAAATCTATTGCGGCCTAGGCCTTTTGAAGAAAGAGAACATCAAAGAGGTGCACCGCGCCGACCTGATCGGTCAGCACATCGGTGAGACCGAGGCCAAGACGAACGCCATCATCGACAGCGCTCTGGACGGCGTGCTGTTCCTGGACGAGGCGTACGCGTTGGTCGCCACCGGCGCCAAGAACGACTTCGGCCTGGTGGCCATCGACACGCTGCTGGCCCGGATGGAGAACGACCGCGACCGGTTGGTGGTCATCATCGCCGGGTATCGCGCCGACCTCGACCGGTTCCTGGACACGAACCAGGGTCTGCGGTCCCGTTTCACCCGGACCATCGACTTCCCGTCGTACCAGCCGTCCGAGCTGATCGAGATCGCCAACTTCATGGCGACCCGGCGCGACAGCGCATTCGACCGCCAGGCGCTCGACGACCTGGAAGCCTTGTTCGCTCACATGGCCAGCACGACGAAGGCCGACTCGGTGGGTGTGGAACGCCGGGGCCTCGACATCGCCGGTAACGGTCGATTCGTTCGTAACGTCGTCGAAAAGTCGGAAGAGGAACGGGAATTCCGGTTGGACCACTCCGAACACGCCAAGACCGGCGAATTCACCGATGAGGAGCTCGTGACGATCACCGCCGCCGACGTGGCTAACACCGTGCCGCCGTTGCTGGAAGGCCTGCGGCTGGAGATGCCCGCATGACCAACCCTGAAAACGGCGACGACCGGCGGTCGTTCGCCTCGCGCACACCGGTGAACGACAACCCGGACAAGGTTGTCTACCGCCGTGGCTTCGTCACCCGCCACCAGGTCACCGGTTGGCGATTTGTCATGCGCCGCATCGCATCTGGTGTGGCGCTGCACGACACCCGGATGCTCGTCGACCCGCTGCGCAGCCAGACCCGTGCGGTGCTGATGGGCGTCGTCGTGCTGGTCACCGCGCTAGTCGGCTGCTTCGTCTTCTCGCTGATCCGGCCGAACGGGTCGGTGGCCAACAACGCGATCCTGGCCGACCGGTCGACCGCCGCGCTGTACGTACGCGTGGGGGATGAACTGCATCCGGTGCTCAACCTGGCTTCGGCCCGGCTGATCGCCGGCAAGCCGGCCAACCCGACACAGGTGAAAAGCACTGAGCTGGACAAGTTTCCGCTCGGTAACTTGATCGGCATCCCCGGTGCGCCGCAACGGATGGTGCAGAACACCCGCAAGGACGCCGACTGGACGGTGTGCGACGCGGCGACCGGTACCGCCGCGGGCGTCACGGTGATCGCGGGTGCCCCGGAGACCAGCGGCGCGCGCGCCGCCGCGGTGGACGCGGGCAAGGCCATTCTGGCCAGCAACTCCGGCAGCGCGTGGCTGCTGTGGGAAGGACGCCGCAGCCGGATCGACCCCGCTGACCACGCGGTGACCGGTGCCCTCGGACTGGGCACCGACATTCACGCGCCGCGGCCGATCGCGGCGGGCCTGTTCAACGCCATTCCCGAGTCGCCGCCGCTGGCCGCCCCCGTCATTCCCGACGCCGGCACACCGGCCCGTTTCCCGGTCCCGGCGCCGATCGGCGGTGTCGTGGAATCACATGGCTTGGAGGGCAATTCGACCAACTACTACGCGGTTCTGCCGGACGGACTGCAGCAGATTTCACCCGTGCTGGCCGCGATCCTGCGCAACGCCAACTCCTACGGTCTGGACCAGCCGCCGCGCTTGAGTGCTGACAAGGTGGCCAAGCTGCCCGTGTCACGGCAACTGGACACCAGCCGCTATCCGGAGCAACGCGTCAGCCTGCTCGACGCGACACACGATCCGGTCACCTGCGCGCATTGGAGCAAGGCCGCCGGCGCTAGCACGAATTCGCTGACGCTGCTTGCCGGTTCGGCGCTGCCGATTCCCGACTCGGTGCACACCGCCGACTTGGTCAGTGCCGGCGTCGACGGCGCCGCCAGCCGGGTGGCGATCGCCCCGGGGTCCGGCTACTTCGCGCAGACCGTCGGCCATAGCCCGTCGTCGCCGGCGGCCGGTTCGCTGTTCTGGATCTCCGACACCGGCGTTCGCTACGGCATCGACAACGAGGCCGGCGTCACCGGAAACGCGAAAACCGCTGATGCGCTTGGCCTTACCCAGCCTGCAACCCCCGCACCGTGGTCCGTCCTGTCATTGTTCGCGCGGGGGCCCGCGCTGTCGCGCGCCGATGCGCTGCTGGCCCACGACGGGGTGGCAGCCGACTTACGACCTGGTCGCGTCAAAGCCGAAGGGCAAAATCGATGAGCCGCTTGATCTTCGAGGCACGCCGCCGGCTGCCCTCGCCGGTGACCCGCAAGGGCAGCATCAGCATCGAGGCACCGCCGGAACTGCCGCGGGTGATTCCGCCGTCGCTGCTGCGCCGCGCGCTGCCAGTGGTGATCGTGTTGCTGATCGTGGGGATGATCGTCGCGATGGTCGCCACCGGAATGCGGCTCATCTCGCCGCAGACATTGTTCTTCCCGTTCGTGCTGCTGCTGGCGGCCACGGCGTTCTTCCGTGGGGGCGACAACAAGTCGCGCACCGAGGAAGTCGATGCCGAGCGCGCCGACTACCTGCGTTATCTCTCGGTGGTGCGAGACAACATCCGCGCCCAGGCCACCGCGCAGCGCGCAGCGGCGCAATGGTCGCATCCCGAACCGGCCGACCTGGCCGCGATCCCCGGATCGCGGCGGCAGTGGGAGCGCGATCCGCAGGACGGCGACTTCCTGGTAGTACGCGCCGGCATCCATTCGGCGGCACTGGATACCGCACTGCGGGTCAACGACACCGCCGACGAGGTCGACCTGGAGCCGGTGTCGCACAGCGCATTACGCAGCCTGCTCGACACCCAGCGCACCGTTCGCGACGTCCCGACCGGAATCGACCTGACCAAGCTGTCACGGGTCACCGTGCTCGGCGACGACGACGAGGTCCGCGGCGCGCTGCGGGCCTGGGTTGCGCAGGCCGTCACCTGGCATGACCCGACCGTGCTCGGCGTAGCGGTCGCCACGCCCGACATCGAGGCGTCGGACTGGTCGTGGGTCAAATGGCTTCCGCACGTGGACATCCCGGCCGAGGCGGACGGAGTGGGCCCGGCCCGCTACCTGTCGGCCAAGCCGGACGAACTGGCCGCGCTGCTCGGCCCGGCGCTTTCCGACCGTCCGGCGTTTACCGGTGGGCCGTCGGATGCGTTGCGGCACTTGCTGATCATCGTCGACGACCCGGACTTCGACCTGGCTGCTTCGCCGCTGGCGGCGGGGCGGGCCGGTGTCACCGTCGTCTACCGCTCGAGCACCCCTCCGCACCGTGAGCAGTACTCGGATCCGGAGCGGCCGATCCTGCGGGTCAGCGACGGCGCGATCGAGCGCTGGCAGACCGGCGGCTGGCAGGGCTACATCGACCATGCCGACTCGCTCGGCGTCGACGACGCGGTGCACGTCGCGCGCCGGCTGTCGCGCTGGGACTCCAACCCGACGCACAGCGGCCTGCAGTCCACGGCGACCCGCGGCGCGACATTCACCACGCTGCTGGGCATTTCGGACGCGTCTCGACTCGACGTGCCCACCATGTGGGCGCCGCGGCATCGCGACGAGGAGTTGCGGGTGCCGATCGGCGTGACGGCCACCGGCGAGCCGCTGATGTTCGATCTCAAGGACGAGGCCGAGGGCGGCATGGGGCCGCACGGCCTGATGATCGGTATGACCGGTGCCGGCAAGTCGCAGACCCTGATGTCGATTCTGTTGTCGCTGTTGACGACTCACTCAGCGGACCGGTTGATCGTAATCTACGCCGACTTCAAGGGTGAGGCCGGCGCGGACATCTTCCGCAACTTCCCCCAGGTCGTGGCGGTGATCTCCAACATGGCTGAGAAGAAGTCGCTGGCGGACCGGTTCGCCGACACCCTGCGTGGCGAGGTGGCCCGACGCGAGACCTTGCTGCGGGAGGCCGGCCGCAAGGTGCAGGGCAGCGCCTTCAACTCGGTGACCGAGTACGAGAATGCCGTCGCCGCGGGGCACGACCTGCCGCCGATCCCGACGCTGTTCGTGGTCGCCGACGAGTTCACCTTGATGCTCGCCGACCACCCCGAGTACGCGGAACTGTTCGACTACGTCGCCCGCAAAGGTCGCTCGTTCCGGATCCACATCCTGTTCGCGTCGCAGACGCTGGATGTCGGCAAGATCAAGGACATCGACAAGAACACCTCGTACCGCATCGGTCTGAAGGTGGCCAGTCCGGCGGTGTCGCGGTCGATCATCGGCGTCGAGGACGCGTACCACATCGAGGCGGGCAAGGAGCACAAGGGCGTCGGCTTCCTGGTGCCCGCGCCAGGCGCCGCGCCGATCAAGTTCCGCAGCACCTACGTCGACGGCATCTACGACCCGCCGCAGACACCGAAAACGCTTGTGGTGCACTCCGTTCCGGAGCCGAAGCTGTTCACCGCCGGCAGGGTCGAACCAGACCAGACCACGGTGATCGCCAAGAACGGTCACGACGAGCCGATCGCGCCGTCGCGCAAGCTGATCTCCACCATCGGCGATCAGCTGGCCCGCTTCGGCCCCCGTGCCCCGGAGCTGTGGCTGCCGCCGCTCGACGAGGTCATCCCGCTGAGCGCCGCGTTGGCGCGTGCGTCGGTGCCGCGCGGCGAATGGCGTTGGCCGCTGGGCGAAATCGACCGGCCGTTCCAGATGCGCCGCGACTCACTGGTGTTCGACGCGCGGTCCTCGGCCGGCAACCTGCTGATCCACGGTGGTGCGAAGTCCGGTAAATCGACTGCGCTGCAGACATTCATCCTGTCGGCGGCCAGCCTGCACTCGCCGCGCGAGGTGAGCTTCTACTGCCTCGACTACGGCGGCGGGCAGCTGCGCGGCCTGGAGGACCTGGCACACGTCGGCAGCGTCGCGTCGTCGCTGGAGCCCGAGCGCATCCGTCGCACCTTCGGCGAGCTGGAGCAGCTGCTGCGGTCCCGTCAGGAACGGGAAGTCTTCCGCGACAAGCAGGGCCCCGACGACGGGCTGGGCCAGGTGTTCCTGGTCATCGACAACCTGTACGCGTTCAGCCGTGACAACACCGACCAGTTCAACACGCGAAACCCGTTGCTGAGCAAGGTGACCGAGCTGGTCAACGTCGGCCTGGCCTACGGCATCCATGTCGTGGTGACGACTCCGAGCTGGCTCGAGGTGCCGCTGGCGATGCGCGACGGCCTGGGCATGCGACTTGAGCTCAAGCTGCACGACGCGCGGGACAGTAACGTCCGGGTGGTCGGTGCGCTGCACCGTCCGGCCGAGGGTGTGCCGGCCGACCAGCCGGGTCGCGGTCTGACCATGGCCGCCGAGCACTTCCTGATCGCTGCGCCCGAACTCGACCAGGTGGCCGCGATCAATGCCCGGCATGAGGGGATCGCCGCGCCACCGGTGCGGCTGCTGCCGAAGAACCTGGAGCCCGCCGTGCTCGAGCCGGTTTACGGCGGAGCCGACCGGATCGTCATCGGTCAGCGCGAAGAGGATTTGGCCGCAGTACAACTGGACTTCGCGCAGAACCCGCTGCTGATGGTGCTGGGCGACACCCGGACCGGTAAGACGACCTTGCTGCGGCACATCATTCGCACCATCCGCGACAACTCCACACCGGACCGCGTCGCATTCACGGTGCTGGACCGTCGGCTGCATCTGGTCGACGAGCCGCTGTTCCCGGACAACGAGTACACCGCCAACATCGACCGGGTCACCCCGGCGATGCTCGGACTCGCGGGCCTGATCGAAAAGCGGCGCCCGCCAGCCGGTTTGGATGCTTCGCAGCTGACCGGATGGTCTTTCGAGGGCCACACCCACTACCTGATCATCGACGACGTCGACCAGATTCCGGATACCCCGGCGATGACGGGACCGTATGTGGGACAACGCCCGTGGACGCCGCTGATCGGCCTGCTCGCGCAGGCCGGCGACCTGGGCCTGCGCGTCATCGTCACAGCGCGGGCCAGCGGTGCCGCGCATGCGTTGATGACCAGCCCGTTGCTGCGCCGGTTCAACGACCTGCAGGCGACCACGCTGATGTTGTCGGGTAACCCGGTGGACGGCGGCAAGGTCCGCGGCCAGCGATTCGACCGGCTGCCGGCCGGTCGGGCGATCCTGCTGACCGACAGCGACACCCCGACGTACGTGCAATTGGTCAATCCGCTTGTCGACGAGAGCGTTTCCGTCGACCGCGGCCGGTGAGTTTCAACAAAAGGAGTGAGGGGTCATGACACTACGGGTTGTTCCAGAAGGATTGGCGTCGGCCAGCGCGGCCGTCGAAGCGATCACCGCACGGTTGGCGGCCGCACACGCGGGCGCCGCGCCGGCCATCACCGCTGTCGTGCCGTCGGCGGCTGACCCGGTGTCGCTGCAGACCGCCGCGGGCTTCAGCGCGCAGGGCACCGAGCATGCCGCCGTCGCGGCCGAGGGCGTCGAGGAACTCGGCCGGGCCGGTGTCGGCGTGGGCGAGTCCGGCGTGAGCTATGCCGCCGGCGACGCCGCTGCCGCGGGGACATACGGCGGCGTCTGACGATGACCGCGCCGGTGTGGATGGCTTCGCCGCCTGAGGTGCACTCAGTGCTCCTCAGCAGCGGTCCTGGCCCGGGGTCGCTGTTGGCGGCCGCGCAGGCCTGGGCCGCGCTGAGCGCTGACTATGCCTCGGCGGCAAGCGATCTCACCTCGCTACTGGGCGCGGTCCAGGCAGGCGCATGGGAGGGCCCGAGCGCCGAGGAATACGTGAGCGCGCACCTGCCCTACCTGGCGTGGCTCACCGAGGCCAGCGCGAACAGCGCCGGCGCGGCAACCCAGCACGAGGTCGCCGCGGCCGCATACACCTCCGCGCTGGCCGCCATGCCGACGATTCCGGAGCTGGCGACCAATCACCTCATTCACGGCGTGCTGATCGCGACGAACTTCTTTGGGATCAATACGATTCCGATCGCGCTCAACGAGGCCGATTATGTCCGCATGTGGGTCCAGGCGGCGACCACGATGGCGAGTTACCAGGCGGTGTCCGGTGCCGCACTCGCGGCGGCGCCCCGCACCGAGGTGGCACCACCGGTGCTCAAGTCCGACAGCGCTCAGTCGGCCGCGGCCGTCCCGCCGACGGGTGACTTCTTCACCGACCTGTTCAACCAGTTGACGCAGCTGATCCAGGATCCGAGCGGGGCACTCAGTGCCATCTTCAGCAATCCGGCAGCGTGGGGTCCGCTGCTGTTCTTCATCGCCTACGAAGCGTTCTTCATCCCGTTCGGTAACACCTTCTGGTCGATCGTGCTCAGTTCGCCCGCGTGGCTCACGGTCATCCTCTACTTCGGCATCAAGGCCGCGCTGTCCGCGGGCGGTGCGGAGCCGGTTCCGGATGTCGCCGGAGTACCGGGCTTCCGGACCGGCCAGCCGACCGGCATGCCCGTCGCGGCGTTGACGTCGCCGGGCGGCGGAAGTGCCACGGCGAGTTCCGGATCGACCGCCGCGGCCGGTGCGGCCGGTGGTGCGGCCCCGGCTCCGGCGCCCGCCGCCGCCTTCCCGTACATGGTCGGTGGCATGGACCCCGACGGTGACCCCGGCCCGACGCTGATCGACCGCGACGAGAACAAGGCGCCGGCCGGCTCGATTGCCGCTGCCGCCGCCGTCGGCGCGGCGAGCCGGGCCAAGGCGCGCACGCGCCGTCGGCGCAAGTCCGAAATGCACGATCACGCAGATGAATTCGCCGACATGAACATCGACGTCGACCCCGACTGGGGGGCGCAGGACGACCGTGAACTGGTCGCTGCCGCGGTCGCATCCGGCAACGGCTCGGGTTCCCTGGGGTTCGCCGGCACGGTGGGCAAGGACAGCTCGGCCGAGGCGTCGGGATTTGCGACGTTGAGCAGCAATGGATTTGGCGAAGGTCCGCGCATTCCGATGGTGCCGGGAACCTGGGAGCCGGAGTCATCGGAGGGGGAGGGGGACCACAGCTGAGCATGTGTTCGGGAGGCAACGGTAATCGGATGAGGAAAGGGTTTCAGGGATGAGTTTGTTGGATGCTCACATTCCGCAGTTGGTGGCGTCGCAGTCGGCGTTTGGTGCCAAGGCGGGTTTGATGCGGTCGACGATTGGTCAGGCCGAGCAGGAGGCGATGTCGTCGCAGGCGTTTCACGCCGGGGATTCGGCGGCGGCGTTTCAGGCGGCGCATGCCCGTTTTGTGGCGGCGGCGGCGAAGGTGAACTCGCTGTTGGATATCGCGCAGGCCAACTTGGGTGATGCGGCGGGTACGTATGTGGCCGCGGACAGTGCTGCGGCGAGCAGCTACCCGGGCTTCTGAGTCGCTGGCTGATTAATCGAAAGGGTTTGTGATGTCGCAGATTATGTACAACTACCCGGCGATGCTGGCGCATTCGGCGGACATGGCGGGCTATGCCGGCACGATTCAGAGTCTGGGTGCCGACATCTCTGCTGAGCAGGCTGCGTTGCAGTCGGCGTGGCAGGGTGACACCGGGTTGAGCTACCAGGCGTGGCAGGCGCAGTGGAACCAGGCGCTGGAGCAGTTGGTGCTGTCGTATCGGGCGATGGCGAGCACGCACGAGAACAACACCACCTCGATGCTGGCTCGCGACTCGGCCGAGGGCGCCAAGTGGGGCGGTTAGGCCCACAACGTCGATGACCAACCAGCCCAACGCCGTCGAGCTGACTGTTGAGCAGGCGTGGTGCATCGCTGAGACCGTGGGAGCGGGCACGTTCCCGTGGGTGCTGGCGATCACCACGCCCTACACCGATGCCGCCGAACGGGGTGCGTTTCTCGCAGCCCAGACCGCCGAACTTGCCCGCATGGGCATGGTGTCGGCCGATGGCGCCATCAATGCGGCAGTGGCCGAATGGATTCGGGTTGTGTGCTTTCCGGAGCGGTGGCTGGACCTGCGCTACGTGGGTTCGGCCGCCGCATCCGGGGGCGACGATCTGCTGCGCGGGATCATCGCCCGCCGCGGCGGTAAAACCGTTGTGGCGCTGCGCAATGCGCAGTTGGTCACCTTTACGTCGATGGATGTCCACGATGCCCGCGCGCTGGTGCCGATCCTCGGTGTCGGCCTGGCGCAGCGCCCGCCGGCACGATTCGACGAGTTCAACCTGCCCGCCCAGGTCGGCGCGCGGGCAGACGAGCGGCTACGCAATGGCACGCCGCTCGCCGAAGTCCTTGACTACCTTGGCATTCCCCAGTCGGCGCGCGCCGTGGTCGAATCGGTGTTCACCGGACCGCGCAGCTACGTGGAGATCGTCGCGGGCTGTCACCACGACGGTCGGCACACCAGCACCGAGGTCGGCATGAGCATCGTCGACACCACGGAGGGCAGGGTGCTGGTGAGCCCGTCGCGGGCCTTCGACGGCGAATGGGTCTCGACGTTCAGCCCCGGCACCTCCTTTGCCGTCGCCGTCGCCGTCGAACAGCTCACCGGCCAACTGCCGGACGGTCATTGGTTCGAAGGCAACCGGCTCTCCCGAGACTTCAGCAGCTCCACCACCCAAACTGTCTGACCCAACACTGCGAACACACGTCGTTCCACAACAGAAAGAGAAGCAATGTTCCGCGAAATCCTGAGGAGTCGGTGATGTCCAGCGCTGTCATTCCCATCGTGCGGGTCGCCATCCTGGCGGACAGCAGGCTGACTGAAATCGCCCTGCCCGCGGACCTGCCGCTGCGCGAAATCCTGCCCGCTGTCGAGCGATTGGTTGTTCCCACCGTCGCCGACGATGCGGCGGGCACCGGTGCGGAAGCTGCGACGCCGGCACGACTCAGCCTCGCCCCCATCGGCGGAGCGCCGTTCAGCCTGGACGCGAGTCTCGGCACGGTCGGCGTGGTCGACGGTGACCTGCTGGCGCTACAGCCGATTCCGGTCGGACCCGCGGCGCCCGGCATCGTCGAGGACATCGCCGACGCCGCGGTCATCTTCTCGACGTCGCGTCTCAAGCCGTGGGGTACCGCGCACATCCAGCGGGGCGCCATCGCCGGTCTAATCGGATTGCTCTGGGCCGCAACCGGTCTCGGGGTCGTGCACCGCGTGGTCACCGGTGCGCCGGTCGGCGCGTTCGTGGTCGGTGCGATCGCTCTGCTCAGCGTCCTCGCCGGTCTGTTCGCGCGGTCGCCGCGCGCCGGTGCGGCGCTGTCCGCAGCCGCCCTGGTTCCGCTCGCGGCGGCGCTGGCCCTCGCGGTCCCGGGACACTTCGGGACGCCACAGATCACCCTCGCCGCAGCCGGGGTGGCTGCCTGGTCACTGATCAGCCTGATCCTGCCGCAGCGCGAAAACCGGGGCAGCATTAGCTTTTTCACCGCTACCACGGTGCTGGGTATCGGTGTCCTGCTGGCCGCCGGCGCGAGCTCGCTGTGGGCGCTGCCGCTGGTGACGTTGGGTGCCGGGCTGCTCGTGGTGGCGTTGCTGGTCACCGTCGAGGCTCCGCAACTGTCCGCGCTGTGGGCGCGGTTCCCGCTGCCGGTGATTCCGGCTCCCGGCGACCCGACCCCGTCGGCGCCGTCGTCGCGGGTGTTGGCGGACCTGCCGCGCCGCGTCCGGATCAGTGACGCGCACCAGACCGGATTCATCGCCGGTGCGGTGCTGCTCAGCGTGATCGGATCGCTGGCCATCGCATGGCGGCCCGAAACCCTGTCGCCGTGGGGCTGGTACGTGATCGCCGCGACCGCGGCGGCCTCCGCGCTGCGGGCCCGGGTCTGGGACTCGGCGTCCATCAAGGCGTGGCTGCTGGCTCAGCCGCATCTGGTGGGCCTGTCGCTGGTGATGCTCTACACCGCGAGCGCGCACTACCTGACCGCGCTGGTGATCGGCGCGGTGCTCGCGGTGCTGGTGGCGGGCTGGGTGACCGTGGCGCTGAGCCCGGCGATCGCGTCGCCGGACACCTACTCGCTGCCCGTGCGCCGACTGGTGGGCTTCGTCGCGTCCGGAATCGACGCGTCGCTCATCCCGGTGCTGGCCTACCTCGTCGGACTGTTCGCGTGGGTGCTTGATCGATGAGCTCTGCCCGCACTCGGCGATTCGGTTGCCTCGCAGCGGCGGTGCTGGCCACGCTGTGGGTCTGCCCGCCCGCGTCGGCGATCGACCGTCCCCAGGTCGATCCCGGTGCCGCGCCGCCGCCCGGCGCGCCCGGCCCCGTCGCGCCGATGGAGAAGAACGGCGAGTGCAGCGCGACCGGCCTCATCACCGGCACCGACGTCAAGGCGGTGCCACCGAGCCAGCAAACGCTGGATCCGGCTGCGGCATGGCAGTTTTCGCGCGGCGACGGCCAGTTGGTCGCGGTGCTGGACACCGGGGTGCGCCCGGGCCCACGACTGCCCGGTGTCCAAGCCGGCGGTGACTATGTCGAATCGACCGACGGTCTCACCGACTGCGACGGTCGTGGGACCGCGGTCGCCGGACTGATCGCCGGCCAACCCGGCGACGACGGCTTCACCGGGATCGCGCCGGGTGCCCGCCTGGTGTCACTGCGGGTGACATCGTCGAAATTCTCGACGCGCGGTGCGGGTGGCGATCCCGCCATCGGACGCGCAGTCGTCGACGTGACGGCCCTCGGTCGCGCGATCGTGCACGCCGCCGACCTCGGCGCCCGCGTGATCACCGTCTCGGGCATCACCTGCCTGCCCGCCGACCGCAACGTCGACCAGGGTGCGCTCGGGGCGGCGATCCGCTACGCGGCCGTCGACAAGGACGCGGTGATCGTGGCCGCCGCGGGCAACATCGGCGCCGCCGGCGCGGCCAGCGGTTCGGCGTGCGACGCGAATCCGCTGACCGACCTGGCGCGTCCGGACGATGCGCGCAATTGGGCTGGCGTGACGTCGGTTTCGGTGCCGTCATGGTGGCAGCCGTACGTGCTGTCCGTCGGATCGTTGACGCCTGGCGACCAGCCGTCGAAGTTCACCATGGCCGGACCGTGGGTGGGCATCGCGGCGCCCGGCGAGAACATCGTTTCGGTGAGCAACCGCGACGACGGCGGACTGGCCAACGGCTTGCCCAACGAGCACCAGCAATTGGTGCCGCTGGCCGGTACCAGCTACGCCGCCGGATACGTCTCGGGCGTCGCCGCATTGGTGCGCAATAAGTACCCGGAGCTGAACTCGACCCAGGTGATCCAGCGGATCACCGCGTCGGCGCACAACGGGGCCCGCGCGCCGTCCAACGTCGTCGGCGCGGGCGCCGTCGACCCGGTGGCCGCGCTTACCTGGCAGCTGCCCGCCAACGCGCACGGTGACGCGTCGCCGGTGAAACACGTTGCGGCGCCGCCACCCGCAGCCCCCAAGAGCCCCTGGCCCAAGATCGTCGCCTTCGGCGGAACGGCCGCACTCGTACTGGCCGTCGTG
The sequence above is a segment of the Candidatus Mycobacterium wuenschmannii genome. Coding sequences within it:
- the eccB gene encoding type VII secretion protein EccB; the encoded protein is MTNPENGDDRRSFASRTPVNDNPDKVVYRRGFVTRHQVTGWRFVMRRIASGVALHDTRMLVDPLRSQTRAVLMGVVVLVTALVGCFVFSLIRPNGSVANNAILADRSTAALYVRVGDELHPVLNLASARLIAGKPANPTQVKSTELDKFPLGNLIGIPGAPQRMVQNTRKDADWTVCDAATGTAAGVTVIAGAPETSGARAAAVDAGKAILASNSGSAWLLWEGRRSRIDPADHAVTGALGLGTDIHAPRPIAAGLFNAIPESPPLAAPVIPDAGTPARFPVPAPIGGVVESHGLEGNSTNYYAVLPDGLQQISPVLAAILRNANSYGLDQPPRLSADKVAKLPVSRQLDTSRYPEQRVSLLDATHDPVTCAHWSKAAGASTNSLTLLAGSALPIPDSVHTADLVSAGVDGAASRVAIAPGSGYFAQTVGHSPSSPAAGSLFWISDTGVRYGIDNEAGVTGNAKTADALGLTQPATPAPWSVLSLFARGPALSRADALLAHDGVAADLRPGRVKAEGQNR
- the eccA gene encoding type VII secretion AAA-ATPase EccA; this encodes METAESGVIATRPNTARVDDDVASRFATCSRALGLTIYDRTRPADLAAARSGFTGLVRIAHDQADAWVGLAAAGDTSLQVLEAISRNSGTAGVLQRQVELSPGALGFRYDSGLYLKFRATEPDDFHLAYAAALAGAGRFAEAHDLVTAVGRRKPSSHEARWVAATIHYRAERWADVVKLLSPVVNDATLDERYAHAAKIALGISLARLGMFAAALAYLEEPEGPVAVAAVDGALARALSLRADGDEDTAREVLQDLYAANPENAQVEEALTDTSFGIVPTTSDRIDARSDPWDVGTEPQPGDFVDPGAQERKAELLSEAERELDEFIGLEKVKDQVARLKSAVAMELVRKERGLEVAQRTHHLVFTGPPGTGKTTIARVVAKIYCGLGLLKKENIKEVHRADLIGQHIGETEAKTNAIIDSALDGVLFLDEAYALVATGAKNDFGLVAIDTLLARMENDRDRLVVIIAGYRADLDRFLDTNQGLRSRFTRTIDFPSYQPSELIEIANFMATRRDSAFDRQALDDLEALFAHMASTTKADSVGVERRGLDIAGNGRFVRNVVEKSEEEREFRLDHSEHAKTGEFTDEELVTITAADVANTVPPLLEGLRLEMPA